The following proteins come from a genomic window of Candidatus Blochmanniella vafra str. BVAF:
- a CDS encoding 2-oxo acid dehydrogenase subunit E2 — MVIDIHVPNIGEDALEVTEILIKIGDNININQPLAIIEGDKSSMEIPSPYSGLVTKIYINIGEKVHTGSLILSVDVKNEPKNLQSLHKEKDISLDSAINQQNNLNNTITKNNNNSHYDDTKKTTSLLSTPTENPIMYATPVIRHMARKFRINLSQIKGSGRKGRILKEDLQNYLNNIKNNIHNHYPSQSSKKENKSFDLTQKKSTINTNNTTNYISTIQLTKIQQSSGRNLQKNWIEIPHVTQFDIIDITDLELFRKQQNLEIQNKKTDYKITILAFVIKAVSKVLKELPQFNSSLSRNGDKLILKKNINIGIAVNTKQGLLVPVLHNTNKKNIMTLAQELSEIAKKARIENQLIPSDMQGGTFTISNLGNIGGMFFTPIINAPEVAILGVSKSMIYPIWTGKKFLPKLVLPISLSYDHRVIDGVDGSKFIRHINKILSDIRLLSM; from the coding sequence ATGGTGATTGATATTCATGTACCAAATATCGGGGAAGATGCATTAGAAGTAACCGAAATACTAATAAAAATTGGAGATAATATTAATATTAATCAACCCTTAGCTATAATAGAAGGAGATAAATCGTCTATGGAAATTCCTTCTCCTTATTCTGGTCTTGTTACTAAAATTTATATTAATATTGGGGAAAAAGTACATACAGGATCTTTAATTTTATCAGTAGATGTCAAAAACGAACCTAAAAATCTTCAATCTTTGCATAAAGAAAAAGATATCTCACTTGATAGTGCCATTAACCAACAAAATAACTTAAACAATACAATTACAAAAAATAACAATAATTCCCATTATGATGACACAAAAAAAACTACATCTCTTCTTTCAACTCCTACTGAAAACCCCATTATGTATGCCACCCCTGTCATTAGACATATGGCTCGAAAATTTAGAATAAATTTATCGCAAATAAAAGGTAGTGGACGAAAAGGTCGAATTTTAAAAGAAGATCTTCAAAACTATCTAAATAATATTAAAAATAATATACATAACCACTATCCTTCTCAATCTTCAAAGAAAGAAAATAAATCTTTTGATTTAACACAAAAAAAATCAACAATAAATACCAATAATACTACTAACTACATATCAACCATACAATTAACAAAAATACAACAATCTTCAGGACGTAATTTACAAAAAAATTGGATTGAAATCCCTCATGTAACACAATTCGATATAATCGACATTACTGATTTAGAACTTTTCAGAAAACAACAGAATTTAGAAATACAAAATAAAAAAACAGATTATAAAATCACAATATTAGCATTTGTAATAAAAGCAGTGTCTAAAGTATTAAAAGAACTACCTCAATTTAATAGCTCCTTATCAAGGAATGGCGATAAATTAATTTTAAAAAAAAATATTAATATTGGAATAGCTGTCAATACCAAACAAGGATTATTAGTTCCTGTATTACATAATACCAATAAAAAAAATATTATGACATTAGCTCAAGAATTATCAGAAATTGCTAAAAAAGCACGAATTGAAAATCAATTAATTCCTTCTGATATGCAAGGAGGAACTTTTACTATATCTAACTTAGGAAACATTGGAGGAATGTTTTTTACTCCAATTATAAATGCCCCTGAAGTAGCTATTTTAGGAGTATCTAAATCTATGATCTATCCTATATGGACTGGAAAAAAATTTTTACCTAAATTGGTACTACCTATATCCTTATCGTATGATCACCGAGTTATAGATGGAGTAGATGGATCAAAATTTATACGCCATATTAACAAAATTCTTTCAGATATACGATTATTATCTATGTAA
- the lpdA gene encoding dihydrolipoyl dehydrogenase, translating into MNIKIERTTILVIGAGPGGYSAAFRCSDLGMKTMIVERYKNLGGVCLNVGCIPSKSLLHIAKLINDNKNLSKYGILQQNPQIQLDLNKISLWKNNIINQLSRNLYSLAKAHNVNIVHGLGKFIDNHTLQIFNDQQEETLQVIFDYAIIAAGSHTLSFSSLPNDKRIWHSTDALQLQSIPETLLIVGAGAIGLEMATIYHALGSKVEILESQNKIIPILDQDIIKILSKNLYNKNIDCIINTKINSIYTQTDGIYVVMENNSDTTIKNTNKYDAILIAIGRAPNSNILNLQNAGINVNKYGFISVDKQMRTNVPNIFAIGDIIGHPMLAHKSIHEGYVAAEVISGKNYYFDAKIIPSIIYTNPEIAWVGYTEQTAQQTEEQIQYKSVALPWTALGKAITSNCTEGITKLVFDKTTHKIIGGSVIGTNASEIIGEIALAIEMGCDVEDITLTIHAHPTLHESIELAASIYYKSIKDFSL; encoded by the coding sequence ATGAATATCAAAATAGAAAGAACTACTATTCTTGTTATAGGTGCGGGGCCAGGAGGCTATTCTGCAGCTTTTCGTTGTTCTGATTTAGGAATGAAGACTATGATAGTAGAACGTTATAAAAATCTAGGAGGAGTGTGTTTAAATGTTGGATGTATACCATCTAAATCATTATTACATATTGCTAAATTAATTAATGATAATAAAAATCTAAGTAAATATGGAATTTTACAACAAAATCCCCAAATTCAACTCGATTTAAATAAAATTTCATTATGGAAAAATAATATTATCAATCAATTATCACGAAATCTATATTCTTTGGCTAAGGCTCATAATGTTAATATTGTTCATGGATTAGGAAAATTTATTGATAATCATACACTACAAATATTCAACGACCAACAAGAAGAAACTTTACAAGTTATATTTGATTATGCCATTATAGCCGCCGGCTCTCATACCCTATCTTTCTCATCCCTACCAAACGATAAAAGAATTTGGCATTCGACTGATGCATTACAATTACAATCAATACCTGAGACTCTTTTAATCGTAGGAGCTGGAGCTATTGGTCTAGAAATGGCAACGATATATCACGCTTTAGGAAGTAAAGTAGAAATATTAGAATCGCAAAATAAAATTATACCAATATTAGATCAAGATATTATTAAAATATTATCTAAAAACTTGTATAACAAAAATATTGATTGCATCATTAATACTAAAATTAATTCTATATATACTCAAACAGATGGGATATATGTAGTGATGGAAAATAATTCAGATACTACGATTAAAAATACTAATAAATATGACGCTATACTAATAGCAATCGGAAGAGCTCCAAATAGCAATATACTTAATCTTCAAAATGCAGGAATAAATGTAAATAAATATGGATTTATTTCCGTAGATAAACAAATGCGTACTAACGTACCAAATATCTTCGCTATTGGCGATATTATTGGGCATCCAATGTTAGCTCATAAAAGCATACATGAGGGATATGTAGCTGCAGAAGTTATCTCCGGTAAAAATTACTATTTTGATGCTAAAATTATTCCATCTATTATATATACTAATCCAGAAATAGCTTGGGTTGGATACACTGAACAAACAGCACAACAAACTGAAGAACAAATACAATATAAATCCGTTGCTTTACCATGGACGGCCCTAGGAAAAGCTATTACTTCTAATTGTACTGAAGGGATAACTAAATTAGTTTTTGATAAAACCACCCATAAAATAATTGGAGGATCAGTTATTGGAACCAATGCCAGTGAAATTATAGGAGAAATAGCCCTAGCAATAGAAATGGGATGCGATGTGGAGGATATTACTTTAACTATACATGCGCACCCCACACTACACGAATCAATAGAATTAGCAGCATCAATATACTATAAATCTATCAAAGATTTTTCATTATAA
- the aceE gene encoding pyruvate dehydrogenase (acetyl-transferring), homodimeric type, with amino-acid sequence MSSCLNHDIDSIETQEWIQSIASVIQKDGISRAHFLINQIINKARADGLIIPNNNNSLLNSDYINTIPVQDEPEYPGNLKIEQRICSTIRWNAMMMVLHASKKKLDLGGHIASFQSSATLYEVCFNHFFRARNSIDEGDLIYFQGHISPGIYARAFLEGRLKKEHIDNFRQEVNNIGLSSYPHPKLMPEFWQFPTVSMGLTAINAIYQAKFLKYLYNRNLKNTSQQTVYAFLGDGEMDEPESKGALNIASRDKLNNLIFIINCNLQRLDGPVTGNGKIINDLENIFIGSGWEVIKVIWGSKWDKLFNKDKTGKLIQLMNETVDGDYQTFKSKDGKYIRKYFFGKYAETKALVKDMSDSEIWELNRGGHDPKKIFAALKKAKNNIKKPVVILAHTIKGYGMGSEIEGVNIAHQIKKINIKTIQYFRDRFELNSIIKDHQIESLPYLTFKKDSEESLYLHKRRQALFGYLPTRLTNSTHTLELPKLEYFDSLLQQQNKNISTTLAFIRILNILLQYPSLKNRLVPIIADEARTFGMEDLFRKIGIYNPLGQQYTPQDHNLLSYYREDKQGQILEEGISELGAAASWLAAATSYSTNNFPMVPFYIYYSIFGFQRIGDFLWASADQQARGFLIGATSGRTTLNGEGLQHADGHSHIQSLTIPNCISYDPAYLYEITVIIHNGLIRMYGKNPENIYFYITTLNERYHMPSMPPGIEEGIIKGIYKLESLPGKNGKVQLMGSGSILRMVRDAAQILSREYNVSSDVYSVTSFTELARNGQDCERWNMLHPSSTPKVPYITSILNDFPTIAATDYMKLFAEQVRSFVPNNNFFVLGTDGFGRSDSRENLRHYFEVNSGYIVVAALFNLTKQGYIHIDIVSKAIKMFNIDPEKINPRLM; translated from the coding sequence ATGTCATCTTGTTTAAATCACGATATAGATTCAATAGAAACACAAGAATGGATACAATCTATTGCTTCAGTTATACAAAAAGACGGTATTTCTAGAGCTCATTTTTTAATTAATCAAATTATAAATAAAGCACGAGCTGATGGATTAATCATTCCTAATAATAATAATAGTTTATTGAATAGTGACTATATAAATACTATTCCTGTACAAGACGAACCTGAATATCCAGGTAATTTAAAAATAGAACAACGAATATGTTCTACTATTCGATGGAATGCTATGATGATGGTATTACATGCATCAAAAAAAAAATTAGATTTAGGGGGGCATATTGCTTCCTTTCAATCATCTGCTACATTATATGAAGTATGTTTTAATCATTTTTTTCGAGCACGTAACTCAATCGACGAAGGAGACTTAATTTATTTTCAAGGACATATCTCTCCAGGAATATATGCTAGAGCTTTTCTAGAAGGACGATTAAAAAAAGAACATATAGATAATTTTCGTCAAGAAGTAAACAACATAGGTCTTTCTTCATATCCTCATCCAAAATTAATGCCAGAATTTTGGCAATTTCCAACAGTTTCTATGGGGCTAACTGCAATTAATGCAATCTATCAAGCTAAATTCTTAAAATATTTATATAACAGAAATCTAAAAAACACTTCTCAACAAACAGTATATGCTTTTTTAGGAGATGGTGAAATGGATGAACCTGAATCTAAAGGAGCACTTAATATCGCCTCTAGAGATAAACTAAATAATTTAATTTTCATAATTAATTGCAACTTACAACGATTAGATGGACCAGTCACAGGAAACGGTAAAATTATTAACGATTTAGAAAATATTTTTATCGGATCAGGATGGGAAGTCATAAAAGTGATTTGGGGAAGTAAATGGGATAAATTATTCAATAAAGACAAAACTGGAAAATTAATTCAATTAATGAATGAAACTGTTGATGGAGATTATCAAACATTTAAATCTAAAGATGGAAAATATATTCGTAAATATTTTTTTGGAAAATACGCAGAAACTAAAGCTTTAGTTAAAGATATGAGTGATTCTGAAATCTGGGAATTAAATAGAGGAGGGCATGATCCTAAAAAAATTTTCGCTGCTTTAAAAAAAGCTAAAAATAATATTAAAAAACCTGTTGTAATTTTAGCACATACTATTAAGGGATACGGAATGGGCTCAGAAATAGAAGGAGTCAATATAGCCCATCAAATAAAAAAAATTAATATTAAAACAATTCAATATTTTAGAGATAGATTTGAATTAAATTCCATTATTAAAGATCATCAAATAGAATCATTACCATATTTAACTTTTAAAAAAGATTCGGAAGAATCTCTATATTTACATAAAAGGCGACAAGCCTTGTTTGGATATCTTCCAACTCGTTTAACAAATTCTACTCATACATTAGAGCTTCCAAAATTAGAATATTTTGATTCATTATTGCAACAACAAAATAAAAATATCTCTACTACATTAGCATTTATTCGAATATTAAATATATTATTACAATATCCTTCGCTTAAAAACCGATTAGTTCCTATAATTGCAGATGAAGCTCGCACTTTTGGAATGGAAGACTTATTTAGAAAAATTGGAATTTATAATCCATTAGGACAACAATATACTCCTCAAGATCATAATTTACTTTCATACTACCGAGAAGATAAACAAGGACAAATACTAGAAGAAGGAATCAGTGAATTAGGAGCTGCCGCCTCTTGGTTAGCTGCTGCTACTTCATATAGCACCAATAACTTCCCTATGGTCCCTTTTTATATATATTACTCCATATTCGGGTTTCAAAGAATCGGAGATTTCTTATGGGCATCAGCTGATCAGCAAGCTCGAGGATTTTTAATTGGTGCTACATCTGGTAGAACTACTTTAAATGGGGAAGGATTACAACATGCTGATGGACATAGTCATATTCAATCACTAACTATTCCTAACTGCATTTCTTATGATCCAGCATATTTATATGAAATTACTGTTATTATACATAACGGATTGATACGTATGTACGGGAAAAATCCAGAAAATATATATTTTTATATCACCACATTGAATGAAAGATATCATATGCCATCTATGCCTCCTGGGATTGAAGAAGGAATTATTAAAGGTATTTATAAATTAGAGTCTCTACCTGGAAAAAATGGTAAAGTTCAACTAATGGGATCTGGTTCAATTTTAAGAATGGTACGTGACGCTGCTCAAATTTTATCACGTGAATACAATGTCAGTTCAGACGTATATAGTGTTACTTCATTTACAGAACTAGCACGAAATGGCCAAGATTGCGAACGATGGAATATGCTACACCCTTCAAGCACCCCAAAAGTGCCTTATATTACTTCCATATTAAACGACTTTCCTACTATAGCTGCTACTGACTACATGAAACTATTTGCAGAACAAGTTCGAAGTTTTGTGCCAAATAATAACTTTTTTGTTTTGGGTACAGACGGATTTGGACGTTCCGATAGTCGAGAAAATTTAAGACATTATTTCGAAGTTAATTCCGGATATATAGTGGTTGCTGCATTATTTAATTTAACAAAACAAGGATATATACATATTGATATCGTATCTAAAGCTATTAAAATGTTTAACATTGATCCTGAAAAAATTAATCCACGTTTAATGTAA